The nucleotide sequence TTCGTCACGCGCTACAAAACGATGCGTGGATACAGAGTACCGTATGTACCTGGATGGGACACGCACGGACTTCCGATAGAGCACAGAGTAACGACTACTCTCGGAGAAGAAGCAAAGAACAAGACACCTGTTGAAATCAGAAAACTCTGTAAAGAATTCGCACTCAAATTCGTTGACATACAAAGGGAAGAATTCAAAAGACTCGGCGTTAAAGGCGACTGGGAAAACCCGTACATAACGCTTAACCCAGAGTACGAATACCATATATTAGATGTCTTCAAAACGCTCGTTGAAGACGGGAACGTCTACAGAGGAAACAAACCAGTCTACTGGTGTCCAACGTGCAAGACCGCCCTTGCCGAAGCGGAAATCGAATACCACGACCACGACTCGCCGTCCATATATGTAAAATTCCAAATGGTCGATGACCCAAAAACATACGTAGTCATATGGACCACAACACCCTGGACAATACCAGCAAACGTCGCTATAGCGCTCCATCCAGAATACACATACGTAAAAATCAAAGTTGGTGAAGAACATTGGATAGTTGCCGAAGGACTGCTCCAAAAATTCGCAGCGGATGTCGATATTAACTTCGAAGTTGTTGAAAAATTCCTTGGAAAAGAACTCGAAGGAAAGCTCACAAAACACCCACTGTATGACAGAACATCCGTGATAGTTCTTGCAGACTATGTCACGCTCGAAGATGGTACTGGCTGTGTCCACACGGCACCAGGACACGGTGAAGAAGACTACCAAACAGGTTTAAAATACAACCTGCCAGTCCTCTCGCCAGTTGACAACGAAGGAAAATTCACAAAAGAGGCGGGAAAATACGAAGGCTTAAAGATTTGGGATGCAAACAAAATAATTGTAGAAGACATGAAAGCAAACGGAAACCTCATTAAAGTTGGAAAGATAAGCCACAGCTACCCACACTGCTGGCGCTGTAAAGGACCGGTAATGTTCCGTGCGACACCGCAGTGGTTCATATCAGTCAACAAAAATAACCTCAGAGGCAAAGTTCTTGAAGAAATAAAGAAAGTCAAATGGTACCCTGCATGGGGAGAAAATAGAATCACCGCTATGGTCCAGGAAAGACCAGACTGGACTATATCCAGACAAAGAGTCTGGGGCGTGCCAATCCCAGCCGTTCAGTGTAAACACTGTGGGGAAGTCATACTCGATCCAAAAGTAGTCGAACACTTTGCAAACATAGTCAAAGAAAAAGGCACAGACGCTTGGTTTGAAATGGATGTAAAAGATTTACTGCCAGTAGGATTCAAGTGTGAAAAATGCGGAAGCACGGAGTTTGAAAAAACATACGACACACTCGATGTCTGGATAGACTCAGGTTGCTCATGGGAAGCGGTAATAAGGTCAAAAGGCGAGAAATTCCCCGTTGACTTGTACCTTGAAGGTGACGACCAGCACAGAGGCTGGTTCCAGAGCTCAATATTCCTCGCAACAGCAAAATCTGGAACAGCACCATTCAAGAGCGTCGTGACGCACGGGTTCATAAAAGACGAACAGGGAAGAAAGATGAGCAAATCGCTCGGAAACGTAATAGACCCACTCGAAATAGTCAATAAATACGGTGCGGACATACTCAGACTATGGGTTGCAAGCACCGACTTCTTTGACAACATAAGGGTAGGAAAGAACATAATCGAACAGCAGGTTGAAGTATACAGAAAACTCAGAAACACTATCAGATACCTGCTCAGCAACCTGAATGATTTCACCGAAGACAACATCGTACCGTATGAAAAACTACTGCCACTTGACAAGTGGGCACTTGCAAGGCTTCAAAAATACATTGAACAAGTAACGCAGTACTATGAAGAATTCGAATACTCAAAAGTCTACAACGCAACGATCAAATACTGCACGACAGAACTCAGCTCTGTCTATCTTGACATACTAAAAGACAGACTCTATGTCGAAGCAAAAGACTCAATATACAGAAGGTCGGCACAAACCGTGCTCCACTACATACTTGAAGCGCTCGTAAAGATACTTGCGCCGATAATACCATTCACAGCGGAAGAAGCGTATCAAGAGAGCCACTTGAAGAAATTCGAAAGCGTACACCTCGAATACTGGCCAGAAGTAAGAAAAGAGTTCATCGACGAACAACTGCTTGAAGAATTCCAGCAACTGATGCTCATACGCGACGACGTGCTCAAAGCTCTTGAAAACGCTCGTGCTTCCGATGTCATAGGCCACTCCTTAGACGCGCACGTAGTTTTAGAACTCAAAAACGATGAACTAAAAGCATTGGCTAAAAAATACGAAGAACTGTTTGAGGAATTCTTCATTGTATCGAAAGTCACACTTACTGAAAACGTCTCAGGCTACAACGGCTTAGTTGCAAACGTCGAGGTCAAACGCGCAGAAGGTGAAAAGTGTCAAAGGTGCTGGAAATACCATCCTGAGACAGGAAAGGACGAGCAACATCCAGAGACATGTCCAAGATGTGCAGCAGTACTAAGAGGTGAGAGAAAATAACGCTGATGAGGGAAAAAACACTTAAAAGAAAGCTTTTGCTACTAATCACAACACTACTAATGCTTTTCATCTCGGTGGTTGGGCTTCCCGCCACCGATTCTACTTCACAAACAACGCTAAAAATCCCAGCAAAACTCGGAATCCAGAAGATAGACATCGAAAAGAACATCAAAGTTGATGGTAAAAACTACCCGTTTACATTCTTAGACGGAATGCTCCTTGCCGACGGGACGAGAAAAATTACAATTGACAACCGCACCTATACGATACAAGTAAAAACAATGCCAGATCCAGTGAAAGCCGATGGTTCAGTTGAGTACTACACATTCGTCCTCGAAGGCACAGCAACATTTTACGATCCTACAGTTCGAGAATTAAAAACCGTTGCAGCAAGCAAAGAAATGTCGATATCCGAAAAAATGTACATCGGTGTAATAAAAGATGATTTTGGTAACATATCGGACGTTGCGTTCGTACCTCCAACGCTTGAAAAACTCGACATACTCGATTCACAGAACCCGATATCAAACATTTCGGGAAGAAAATTCCTCCTATCGTCCAAATCGCCATACAGGATAATTAGCAGAACGATAATCCCAGAAAACAGCGCACTAATACTTGAAAATGGCGTCACATTGATAAATTCGCTAAACGCTGAACTTAACATCAAAGGTTCGCTGGTAACAACTGGACCAGCAACAATCCTCGGTAGCGGGACATTGAGCGTTTCTGGAAGCGGAATACTTTACGCGAGCGTCCTGGGAACTGAACTAAAAGTTACATCCGACCGCGGTGCGTTAGTCTTTCTCGACAACTCAGATATACTCGACATGAACCTCGTAATGCCGAACTTTGTAGTTATTCGCAACTCATCGCTTAGAAGCGCCAAAATAAACGGTGCATATGCAGTTTACATAATCGATTCGAACATAACCGAGTTAGAAGTCAAAAACTGCGGAAACGTGATTATCAACAATTCGAGTATTGGCAAAATGGACTTAGGCATGGTTTCAAAAGTCGTTGCATACAGCTCAGGCTTCTCTACACTCAACATCTCAGACCTCTCTGTGATGGCGCTCGTGTCATCAAAAGTAAACACAGTAAGTACCGA is from Fervidobacterium gondwanense DSM 13020 and encodes:
- the ileS gene encoding isoleucine--tRNA ligase — translated: MDYKNTLNLPQTNFQMKANLVNKEPEMLKFWEEKEIYKKTLETREGAPTYLLHDGPPYANGDIHLGTAMNKILKDFVTRYKTMRGYRVPYVPGWDTHGLPIEHRVTTTLGEEAKNKTPVEIRKLCKEFALKFVDIQREEFKRLGVKGDWENPYITLNPEYEYHILDVFKTLVEDGNVYRGNKPVYWCPTCKTALAEAEIEYHDHDSPSIYVKFQMVDDPKTYVVIWTTTPWTIPANVAIALHPEYTYVKIKVGEEHWIVAEGLLQKFAADVDINFEVVEKFLGKELEGKLTKHPLYDRTSVIVLADYVTLEDGTGCVHTAPGHGEEDYQTGLKYNLPVLSPVDNEGKFTKEAGKYEGLKIWDANKIIVEDMKANGNLIKVGKISHSYPHCWRCKGPVMFRATPQWFISVNKNNLRGKVLEEIKKVKWYPAWGENRITAMVQERPDWTISRQRVWGVPIPAVQCKHCGEVILDPKVVEHFANIVKEKGTDAWFEMDVKDLLPVGFKCEKCGSTEFEKTYDTLDVWIDSGCSWEAVIRSKGEKFPVDLYLEGDDQHRGWFQSSIFLATAKSGTAPFKSVVTHGFIKDEQGRKMSKSLGNVIDPLEIVNKYGADILRLWVASTDFFDNIRVGKNIIEQQVEVYRKLRNTIRYLLSNLNDFTEDNIVPYEKLLPLDKWALARLQKYIEQVTQYYEEFEYSKVYNATIKYCTTELSSVYLDILKDRLYVEAKDSIYRRSAQTVLHYILEALVKILAPIIPFTAEEAYQESHLKKFESVHLEYWPEVRKEFIDEQLLEEFQQLMLIRDDVLKALENARASDVIGHSLDAHVVLELKNDELKALAKKYEELFEEFFIVSKVTLTENVSGYNGLVANVEVKRAEGEKCQRCWKYHPETGKDEQHPETCPRCAAVLRGERK